One Acidobacteriota bacterium DNA window includes the following coding sequences:
- a CDS encoding TIGR04053 family radical SAM/SPASM domain-containing protein — MRRELKQEFNDRPLVVIWEMTQACDLKCAHCRANAQPSRAALELSVAEGYHLVDQVAEMGVPIFVLTGGDPLKRPDLFAQIRYAVSKGLKPCLTPSATPLLTREAVLKLKESGLARLALSLDGSSPELHDGTRGVAGSWAKTIECAQWAREAHLPLQINTTVSRRNVHDLEAMAELLAAERVVQWSLFFLVPVGRGQAADLLTPEQHEEVFERMYALAQRMPFRIKTTEAPHYRRFVLQKKAEAAGEGSLPEMLAKAQSGFGDGKGFMFVSHIGQVFPSGFLPLPAGNVLWEPLAAIYRKSSLFRALRDPGQLKGKCGVCEFREICGGSRARAYAFTGDPLSSDPCCAYVPQAAVN; from the coding sequence ATGAGACGCGAGCTGAAGCAAGAGTTCAACGACCGTCCGTTGGTGGTGATCTGGGAGATGACGCAGGCGTGTGACCTGAAATGCGCGCACTGCCGCGCCAACGCGCAACCGAGCCGCGCAGCGCTCGAGCTCTCCGTGGCTGAGGGCTACCACCTGGTCGACCAGGTGGCGGAAATGGGCGTGCCCATCTTTGTGCTTACCGGCGGCGATCCGCTGAAACGTCCCGACTTGTTCGCGCAGATCCGTTACGCGGTGAGCAAGGGATTGAAACCGTGCCTGACGCCGAGCGCCACGCCGCTGCTCACGCGCGAAGCGGTCCTCAAGCTGAAAGAGAGCGGACTGGCACGGCTGGCACTGAGCCTCGACGGTTCTTCGCCGGAACTGCACGACGGCACCCGAGGCGTGGCCGGCTCATGGGCCAAAACCATCGAGTGCGCGCAGTGGGCGCGCGAAGCGCATCTGCCGCTGCAGATCAATACCACCGTCTCGCGACGGAACGTGCATGACTTGGAAGCGATGGCCGAGCTGCTGGCGGCGGAGAGAGTGGTGCAGTGGAGTTTGTTCTTCCTGGTGCCGGTGGGACGCGGCCAGGCCGCCGACCTGCTCACGCCGGAACAGCACGAAGAAGTCTTTGAACGCATGTACGCGCTGGCGCAGCGCATGCCCTTCCGCATCAAGACGACGGAAGCGCCGCACTACCGGCGCTTCGTGCTGCAGAAGAAAGCCGAAGCCGCGGGCGAGGGCTCGCTCCCCGAGATGCTGGCCAAAGCGCAGAGCGGCTTCGGCGATGGCAAGGGCTTCATGTTCGTAAGCCACATCGGGCAGGTATTCCCCAGCGGCTTCCTGCCGCTGCCCGCAGGCAATGTGCTGTGGGAGCCGCTGGCGGCCATCTATCGCAAGTCGTCGTTGTTCCGGGCGCTGCGCGATCCCGGCCAGTTGAAGGGAAAATGCGGCGTGTGCGAGTTCCGCGAGATCTGCGGCGGCTCGCGCGCCCGCGCGTACGCCTTCACCGGTGATCCGCTCAGCTCGGACCCGTGTTGTGCATACGTGCCGCAGGCGGCCGTGAATTAA
- a CDS encoding DmsE family decaheme c-type cytochrome, which produces MTGLRGLRTGLIALIFVCLPLSFAGQKDKPATKTKPSSTEVHPSRNADASLYVGTETCKTCHEEEFKSYDSGPHWRTEKNTKQGVQWQGCEACHGHGKDHVEGGGDVTKILSFKKMSPEAASQQCLDCHETGEEHTNFARSEHLRNGVGCVSCHSVHKPKVEQTLLKVSQPTLCYSCHLETKPDFSKPFHHRVNEGLVKCSDCHNPHGGFLNKQLRSTAAQDQVCFGCHAEKAGPFVFEHAPVKTEGCVACHTPHGSSNPRLLKRANINLLCLECHTFTVDSVAPAIPSFHNQAAKYQACTMCHTQIHGSNMDDKFFK; this is translated from the coding sequence GTGACAGGCCTCCGAGGATTGCGAACCGGACTCATCGCACTCATCTTTGTTTGCTTACCGCTCTCCTTCGCCGGGCAGAAAGACAAGCCCGCGACGAAGACGAAACCCTCTTCCACCGAAGTCCATCCCTCCCGGAACGCCGACGCCTCGTTGTACGTGGGCACGGAGACGTGCAAGACCTGCCACGAAGAAGAGTTCAAGAGCTACGACAGTGGGCCGCACTGGCGCACGGAGAAGAACACCAAGCAAGGCGTCCAGTGGCAAGGCTGCGAGGCCTGCCACGGACATGGCAAAGACCACGTGGAGGGCGGCGGCGACGTCACCAAGATCCTCTCGTTCAAGAAAATGAGCCCGGAGGCGGCGAGCCAGCAGTGTCTCGACTGCCACGAGACGGGCGAGGAGCACACCAACTTCGCCCGCTCGGAGCATCTGCGCAATGGCGTGGGCTGCGTGAGCTGCCACAGCGTCCACAAACCGAAGGTGGAGCAGACCCTCTTAAAAGTGTCGCAACCCACGCTGTGCTACAGCTGCCACCTCGAGACCAAGCCGGACTTCTCCAAGCCGTTCCATCATCGGGTGAACGAAGGCCTGGTGAAGTGCAGCGACTGCCACAACCCGCACGGTGGCTTCCTCAACAAGCAACTCCGTTCCACGGCAGCGCAAGACCAGGTCTGCTTCGGATGTCACGCCGAGAAAGCCGGCCCGTTCGTCTTCGAGCACGCCCCGGTGAAGACCGAGGGATGCGTGGCGTGTCACACGCCGCATGGGTCCTCGAACCCGCGTCTGCTGAAGCGCGCCAACATCAACCTGCTTTGCCTGGAGTGCCACACGTTCACGGTGGATTCGGTGGCGCCGGCGATACCCTCGTTCCACAACCAAGCGGCGAAGTACCAGGCCTGCACCATGTGTCACACACAGATCCACGGTTCGAATATGGACGACAAGTTCTTTAAATAA